The window CAAATTGATCTGTGCTTAAGCAGGTAGCAACAGAACTTAGTGTAACGCAATGGGTCTATTTAACTGAGAACAGCGACTAGCTTATACATGCCATAGAGAGGAAATATATGTTCAAAGGAATAACCAAACTGCTTAAGGAGAACCGCTCCTTTTTTCTGTTTATCAGCTTAATGTTAGTGTTCAGGAGCGCTGTGGCCGATTGGAATACAGTGCCATCGGGTTCTATGCTGCCGACTATCGTCGAGGGCGATCGCATTCTGGTAAACAAGATAGCCTACGATCTTAGGGTGCCATTTACCCATATCGCCTTAGTCAAACTTGCGGATCCCGCCCGCGGTGATATCGTGGTGTTCGATTCGAAAAAGGCCGATAAAAAACTCATTAAGCGGGTGATTGCTGTGCCAGGCGATACTGTGATGATGCGGGATAATCGTTTGTATTTGAATGGCGAACCCCTTAGTTACTCATCCCAAGCATTGAGTCCTTATGCTCCCGCTGATGTCACCGAAATGCAGGAGAACTTAATCGGTATGGCCCACAGTATTCGCCTTAATCCTGTCCCCTCAAAGCTCGCCAATTTTGGACCTGTCACTGTGCCAGACGCGCATTACCTAGCGCTGGGTGATAATCGAGATAACAGCGCTGATTCTCGGGTCATTGGCTTTGTGCCACGCGATGAGATTGTAGGCCGTTCAAGCTCAGTGGTTTTCTCCCTTGATTATGCTGATCATTACTTGCCTCGACCTGAGCGCCTTATGCGCGAGTTTTAGCATGCACGGATTCTAGTCTACGTGATGTTGTACCATAAAGAAGGGCGCC of the Shewanella baltica genome contains:
- the lepB gene encoding signal peptidase I; the protein is MFKGITKLLKENRSFFLFISLMLVFRSAVADWNTVPSGSMLPTIVEGDRILVNKIAYDLRVPFTHIALVKLADPARGDIVVFDSKKADKKLIKRVIAVPGDTVMMRDNRLYLNGEPLSYSSQALSPYAPADVTEMQENLIGMAHSIRLNPVPSKLANFGPVTVPDAHYLALGDNRDNSADSRVIGFVPRDEIVGRSSSVVFSLDYADHYLPRPERLMREF